A region of Salinibacter sp. 10B DNA encodes the following proteins:
- a CDS encoding T9SS type A sorting domain-containing protein — protein MIEGVIVDVDVDASDTLKVGSITVDGGIIQPEQKLSLTSRVLYSDGTLTVNDPGSTSEFTSQNSDALLDVVITGDLKNNRTVNVGNGIINAQGAFSENNGPNGSITLSNGGVLDFDGTFNNNSGASLDIGTGELKLADAFDNSGSFTASASGDQVGLVRFDGGGAPQGLSGDFSGGKSLQSVVVSGSAFVDPADDLTSANSKPVVLADSFIVTDGATWGNDPESADMQYEGFNFSINGTGQFYSNKVSYNNTNSDSGNPVFASGEVFSRVVITGSGTYVRVNEVFTVNDKLTVSSGDQLDLESPGTLTINDDFENNGDFTPGSNNVAFRGQTDTGGGDPSSTSCSGIETDDGDCEQDLIGSGDFSFGPVDIDNNDTRVVLSQADEVANTPVISTLTIDPGNDNSNVQFVLNDSDLDVTGDINNNGSFSAGNKLVSFVGGTTQTLSSPDGFDFGRVRLSNGSDPALELSSSTFSVDSLDIENGRFLVNSGDVLRVRQELRLAGGNSNRVSVDVTNDGRAVLTNTGILEYYDSNDDNTLDGRVRGTLVKRRDFTQGNQWYYTASAVGTSSSTDTVEELWELGQSTNDLWTQGFTGSDAPNASSDNSNVLYYDESADGPADENDNGWTSVGSASDALVPGKGYGIYAYSDENYDGTLEGFPKTIDTDVEPRDQISFDYSADGPGFSVTDNETNDGSVDQAEGWNLLSNPYLTTVDWDDFTRTNLDDVVYVWDPQNDTYATWSTSMQSGTGTGSVLEKGLIAPTQSFFVKANVLDASSVNLEIQDVTTVQADTSTVFLKSKSTEEKPPLVAFDLELESLVRGTSVGFIENTTFGKDPRGDGYKFGLPGKSEPGLALYSVLDNGDALTIQSLPRNLSEEAVVPMDALATGCRADDTAFGGDATISWPKLRNIPADWNLKLVDTETGDQFDLQNQSTSQYTFSLPSEMTDSECEELSTSSKSATESARAPSGPTVLNVASSKEGAKSSVDARFELHVDPNGALPVEMTNFTGETDNQQVVLSWTTASEQNNAGFQIQHKRDESGASFTDLTFIEGAGTTQETTEYQFRTENELDPGSHTFRLKQVDTDGATSFTDPITVDVGLSGAYRLSSYPNPVRRQATVEFALKQKGPVTVAMYNTLGQRVKTLYDGRVKAETTKRLQVEAEDLSSGLYFLRMEGSGVSATKRVMVVR, from the coding sequence GTGATTGAGGGAGTAATTGTGGACGTAGACGTGGATGCTTCTGATACTCTCAAGGTCGGAAGCATAACTGTCGATGGGGGAATTATCCAGCCTGAACAAAAGCTTAGCCTCACCTCTCGTGTTCTTTATTCTGACGGGACACTCACAGTTAACGACCCTGGCTCGACTAGCGAGTTCACCTCTCAGAATAGTGACGCTCTTCTCGATGTCGTCATAACGGGAGATCTCAAAAACAATCGAACTGTAAACGTCGGAAATGGGATAATAAACGCGCAAGGGGCCTTCAGTGAAAACAACGGACCTAACGGATCAATAACGCTCTCCAACGGTGGCGTTCTTGATTTCGATGGTACCTTCAATAATAATTCCGGTGCGTCTCTTGATATTGGGACTGGTGAGCTCAAGCTCGCCGACGCCTTCGACAACTCGGGAAGCTTTACCGCTTCGGCATCAGGAGATCAGGTAGGACTCGTTCGGTTCGACGGGGGCGGGGCTCCTCAGGGCCTAAGCGGCGACTTTTCCGGAGGGAAGTCACTTCAATCAGTCGTCGTTTCGGGTTCGGCGTTTGTGGACCCGGCCGACGACCTCACATCCGCCAATAGCAAGCCCGTCGTTCTTGCGGACTCGTTCATCGTCACGGATGGTGCCACGTGGGGTAACGATCCTGAATCTGCTGACATGCAGTACGAGGGATTTAATTTCTCGATTAATGGAACTGGCCAATTTTATTCAAACAAAGTATCGTATAACAACACGAACTCTGATAGTGGCAACCCGGTTTTTGCCTCGGGTGAGGTATTTTCGCGAGTCGTGATCACCGGTTCTGGCACGTACGTTCGTGTAAATGAAGTATTTACCGTGAACGACAAACTCACAGTTTCCAGCGGTGACCAACTCGACCTTGAGTCTCCGGGGACACTAACTATAAATGATGATTTTGAGAATAACGGAGACTTCACGCCAGGCTCCAATAATGTCGCCTTCCGTGGCCAAACCGACACGGGTGGAGGAGACCCCAGTTCGACCAGTTGTAGTGGTATAGAGACGGACGATGGGGATTGCGAGCAAGACTTGATTGGCTCGGGAGACTTTTCCTTTGGCCCTGTCGACATCGACAATAACGACACCCGAGTCGTTCTTTCCCAAGCCGACGAGGTGGCCAACACCCCTGTCATTTCGACGCTAACGATCGATCCAGGAAATGACAATTCTAACGTTCAGTTTGTCTTAAACGACTCAGACTTAGACGTCACCGGGGACATCAATAACAACGGGTCGTTTTCGGCCGGAAATAAGCTGGTATCCTTCGTCGGGGGCACGACCCAGACGCTTAGCAGTCCGGATGGGTTCGACTTCGGACGGGTTCGTCTCTCGAACGGAAGTGATCCCGCCCTTGAGCTCAGTTCGAGCACCTTTAGCGTCGATAGTCTCGATATCGAGAATGGGCGCTTCCTCGTAAACAGTGGGGATGTGCTCCGTGTCAGACAGGAATTGCGTCTTGCTGGCGGGAATTCCAATCGGGTCAGCGTCGACGTGACGAATGACGGACGCGCCGTCCTCACGAATACGGGCATTCTCGAGTACTATGACAGCAATGACGACAACACTCTCGACGGTCGGGTCCGCGGGACGCTGGTGAAGCGACGTGACTTCACCCAGGGAAATCAGTGGTACTATACGGCGTCTGCAGTTGGGACATCCTCTTCCACCGACACCGTGGAAGAACTTTGGGAGCTTGGGCAAAGCACGAACGACCTGTGGACACAAGGCTTTACGGGATCAGATGCTCCGAACGCCAGTTCCGATAACTCCAACGTCCTCTACTATGACGAGTCGGCCGACGGTCCCGCTGATGAGAACGACAATGGGTGGACTTCGGTCGGGAGCGCCTCGGATGCTCTGGTCCCCGGGAAGGGATATGGCATATATGCCTACAGTGACGAGAATTACGACGGCACGCTTGAGGGATTTCCGAAAACCATTGACACCGATGTCGAGCCCCGTGATCAGATCTCGTTCGATTACAGTGCCGACGGTCCCGGTTTCAGCGTGACCGACAACGAGACCAACGATGGCAGTGTTGACCAGGCCGAAGGATGGAATCTGCTCAGCAACCCATACCTTACGACCGTCGACTGGGACGACTTCACCCGGACCAACTTGGATGACGTGGTGTATGTCTGGGATCCCCAAAATGACACCTACGCGACGTGGTCGACTAGCATGCAGAGCGGAACGGGAACAGGCTCGGTGCTGGAAAAAGGGCTCATTGCCCCGACGCAGAGCTTCTTCGTGAAGGCCAATGTTCTTGACGCCTCGTCGGTGAATCTCGAAATTCAAGATGTCACGACCGTACAGGCCGACACAAGTACGGTCTTCCTGAAATCGAAATCGACTGAGGAGAAACCGCCTCTCGTCGCATTCGATCTTGAACTTGAGTCGCTGGTCCGGGGGACGTCGGTCGGCTTTATCGAAAATACCACCTTTGGGAAGGATCCCCGGGGCGATGGGTACAAGTTCGGCTTGCCTGGCAAATCGGAGCCAGGGCTTGCCCTCTATTCGGTTCTTGACAACGGGGATGCCCTGACGATTCAGTCGCTACCCCGAAATCTGTCCGAGGAGGCAGTGGTCCCGATGGACGCACTGGCAACGGGATGCCGTGCCGACGACACAGCCTTTGGTGGCGACGCTACGATCAGCTGGCCCAAGCTGCGCAACATTCCCGCCGACTGGAATCTGAAACTTGTAGACACTGAGACAGGTGATCAATTCGACCTTCAGAACCAGTCGACGTCGCAGTATACGTTCTCTCTCCCCTCGGAAATGACGGATAGTGAGTGTGAGGAGCTGAGTACAAGTTCGAAGTCCGCCACTGAATCGGCTCGCGCCCCTTCGGGGCCGACAGTCCTCAATGTTGCTTCTTCGAAGGAGGGGGCCAAGAGCTCAGTCGACGCTCGATTCGAGCTTCACGTAGATCCGAACGGGGCTCTCCCGGTCGAGATGACGAACTTCACGGGTGAGACCGATAACCAACAGGTGGTTCTCTCCTGGACCACGGCCAGCGAACAGAACAATGCCGGCTTTCAAATTCAGCACAAACGAGACGAGAGCGGCGCCTCCTTTACGGACCTTACCTTCATCGAGGGCGCCGGGACGACCCAGGAGACGACCGAGTATCAATTCCGCACTGAGAACGAGCTAGATCCCGGGTCCCACACATTCCGTCTCAAGCAGGTTGACACGGACGGAGCGACCTCCTTCACCGATCCGATTACGGTAGATGTTGGGCTCTCGGGAGCATACCGATTGTCATCGTACCCGAATCCGGTACGCCGACAGGCCACCGTCGAGTTTGCGCTAAAGCAAAAAGGCCCGGTCACAGTCGCGATGTATAACACTCTCGGTCAGCGTGTCAAGACGCTCTACGACGGGCGCGTGAAGGCCGAAACGACGAAACGGCTGCAGGTGGAAGCTGAAGACCTCTCCAGCGGTCTTTACTTTCTCCGGATGGAGGGATCAGGCGTCTCGGCGACCAAGCGGGTGATGGTCGTCCGCTAG
- a CDS encoding T9SS type A sorting domain-containing protein — protein MYSRLSFFALAFAVVLALPNTSLAQPDIYVDADATVSGCGSASSISDLDGSSWDCAYPALQDAFDEVNNSSFSTSFEIWVAGGTYYPDVDNVDNNGDASTEHSAESRSESFTLIRDDVAFYGGFDGTDGSGGGTQESNRSDRDPEAYPVTLSGDVDEDNSSAGNAYHVVYLDGRTGTGTTLTSTTVIDGLTVTGGNANGSSPNNRGGGLYCDGSDDGTGGGDECSPVLQRLTFENNRTGNTGFGGAIYVDAEGGMASPTIRASSFLQNTSQDGGAIFNNGDPGTANGEIVNATFFGNGAGNGGAIFNDADNGTASLSIINATFAGNTASGSVSGGKGGSAIITRGADLELRNSIVWDHTSYSVYEGGSGQPIIAHSLVEGGQGAVSNGGVGGSIDYHSSNLDANPRYLGSNRGAGSDGSWGTSDDNLQRNWASAAIDNGDVSVVPTDVTDIDGDGNTSELVPDQDLTDRNQGKTVDIGAYERGGVAPTGGVAHVDQGASGDMDGTDWTNAYTDLQAGLRANENAQASATPGDVTEVQVATGTYTPSRRRDATDVRSRTFYIDGDNVEVYAGYPSGGGTRDPEANPVVLSGDLDGDDDPYAPQSDTDGDGTTPSQTDHLKNANAYSVLFLDAVSTDITGSTILNGLTVTGGLANGGGTPADRGGGLFCRAGSGRTCSPTLSGVSFYGNHAATAGGAIYNGAEGTANFSAESVVFRGNATGGNGGAIANDAQNGTGTVSPSLTNATVIANAALGDGGGIWNHAASSGETASPSITNVSFTGNTAGGSGGTLYGESTDGTVSPTVANSILWGNGIEVAGSYSTLTIDHSIVEGGCPSQANCTGNLLDQNPQFANPDGSDNVLGTADDDLRLQGPGSSGGASPAIDAGNNDEIAVSQDLGGNPRPQDVPSVTDTGSPAGDAPYVDMGAFESNGDALPVEFTNVSGQVEEQDAVIKWSTASETNNAGFEVQRRVSDASTPGARKTDGSFTSLDGAFVEGAGTTNEPQSYSYRVEDLDAGTHTFRLKQVDTDGSASYSDPIEVDVGLDGPYSFAAYPNPVRQQATVEFAMKEKADVTIALYNTLGQRVQTLYRGSTPAEQTRRVSVDAATLSSGVYFVRMRGGGVTATKRITVVR, from the coding sequence ATGTATTCTCGTCTCTCATTTTTTGCCCTCGCTTTCGCCGTTGTGTTGGCGTTGCCCAATACATCTCTTGCTCAACCTGACATCTACGTAGATGCGGACGCAACTGTAAGCGGATGTGGGTCGGCATCTTCTATTTCCGACCTTGACGGGTCGTCCTGGGACTGTGCCTACCCGGCTCTACAGGACGCCTTCGATGAGGTGAATAATAGTTCCTTCTCAACGTCGTTCGAGATTTGGGTCGCCGGGGGCACGTATTACCCGGATGTAGACAACGTAGACAACAATGGGGACGCAAGTACCGAGCACAGTGCCGAAAGTCGGAGCGAGTCCTTCACCCTCATCCGGGACGACGTTGCCTTTTACGGCGGGTTCGACGGTACGGACGGCTCGGGTGGAGGCACGCAAGAGAGTAACCGAAGTGATCGTGATCCGGAGGCCTATCCCGTGACGCTCTCCGGGGACGTGGATGAGGACAATAGTTCCGCGGGAAATGCCTACCATGTGGTTTACCTCGATGGTCGCACCGGGACCGGTACGACCCTCACGAGTACCACCGTGATTGACGGTCTGACGGTAACTGGGGGCAACGCAAACGGTTCGTCTCCGAACAACCGAGGGGGGGGACTCTACTGCGACGGCTCCGACGATGGAACAGGAGGGGGTGACGAGTGCAGTCCGGTTCTCCAGCGTCTAACGTTTGAAAATAATAGAACTGGGAATACAGGATTCGGTGGAGCGATCTACGTCGACGCCGAAGGGGGAATGGCGAGCCCGACGATTCGCGCCTCGAGCTTTCTGCAAAATACGAGTCAGGACGGGGGGGCTATTTTCAACAACGGGGATCCCGGAACGGCAAATGGGGAAATCGTTAACGCTACTTTTTTCGGGAATGGAGCTGGCAATGGAGGCGCCATTTTCAATGACGCCGATAATGGTACAGCGAGCCTCTCGATTATAAACGCTACCTTCGCTGGAAATACCGCATCAGGTAGCGTGAGTGGAGGAAAAGGAGGTTCTGCGATTATTACTCGCGGTGCCGATCTTGAGCTTCGAAACTCGATCGTCTGGGACCATACGAGCTATTCGGTTTACGAAGGAGGCTCCGGTCAACCGATCATTGCTCACTCGCTCGTAGAAGGAGGTCAGGGCGCTGTCTCAAATGGAGGCGTAGGCGGTTCCATCGATTACCATTCTAGCAATCTCGACGCTAATCCCCGATACCTCGGTTCAAACAGGGGAGCCGGTTCAGACGGAAGCTGGGGAACTTCCGACGATAACCTCCAGCGCAACTGGGCCTCTGCAGCCATTGATAATGGAGACGTCAGTGTGGTCCCCACCGACGTAACGGACATCGACGGAGATGGAAATACCTCCGAACTGGTCCCCGATCAGGATCTCACTGATCGGAATCAGGGAAAAACCGTCGACATCGGGGCCTACGAGCGTGGCGGGGTTGCACCGACCGGCGGCGTCGCACACGTCGACCAGGGTGCGAGTGGGGACATGGATGGAACCGACTGGACCAATGCGTACACCGACCTCCAGGCCGGCCTGCGGGCCAACGAGAACGCACAGGCGTCCGCCACTCCGGGCGACGTGACGGAGGTACAGGTGGCCACCGGCACCTACACGCCGTCCCGCCGTCGGGATGCGACCGACGTGCGGAGTCGGACCTTTTACATTGACGGAGACAACGTGGAGGTCTATGCCGGTTATCCTTCTGGGGGCGGCACGCGAGATCCGGAGGCGAATCCGGTCGTCCTTTCCGGAGATCTAGATGGCGATGACGACCCGTATGCCCCGCAGTCCGACACTGATGGGGACGGGACCACCCCCAGTCAGACGGACCATCTAAAGAACGCGAACGCGTACAGCGTACTCTTTCTTGATGCTGTTTCTACCGACATCACCGGATCCACGATTTTGAATGGGTTGACGGTCACCGGAGGTCTGGCGAACGGAGGAGGCACTCCCGCCGATCGGGGCGGTGGACTGTTCTGTCGGGCCGGGAGCGGACGGACTTGCAGCCCCACCCTTTCTGGGGTCAGCTTCTACGGGAATCATGCTGCCACGGCCGGTGGTGCCATCTATAATGGTGCGGAAGGGACGGCCAACTTCTCGGCAGAGAGTGTTGTTTTTCGAGGGAATGCCACCGGTGGGAATGGCGGTGCCATCGCGAACGACGCACAGAACGGAACGGGCACGGTCAGCCCCTCGCTGACAAATGCGACGGTCATCGCGAATGCTGCTCTTGGGGATGGGGGCGGCATCTGGAACCACGCCGCGTCGTCCGGAGAAACCGCAAGTCCTTCGATCACGAATGTCTCGTTCACCGGCAACACTGCTGGCGGGAGCGGGGGCACTCTGTACGGTGAGTCGACCGATGGCACCGTTAGCCCGACCGTCGCAAACTCCATTCTGTGGGGAAACGGGATCGAGGTTGCGGGGTCCTATTCGACACTCACGATTGACCACTCCATCGTAGAAGGAGGATGTCCTAGTCAAGCTAATTGCACCGGAAATCTCCTCGACCAAAATCCGCAGTTTGCAAATCCAGATGGCTCCGATAATGTGCTGGGGACAGCGGATGATGATCTCCGCCTGCAGGGACCGGGCTCATCCGGAGGGGCGTCCCCCGCTATTGATGCTGGGAATAACGACGAGATTGCAGTCTCTCAAGATCTTGGAGGCAATCCCCGACCTCAAGATGTTCCATCGGTGACGGATACAGGGAGTCCCGCTGGAGATGCGCCGTACGTCGATATGGGGGCTTTTGAGTCGAATGGAGATGCCCTCCCCGTCGAATTCACCAATGTGAGCGGCCAGGTGGAAGAGCAGGACGCCGTGATCAAGTGGTCCACCGCCAGCGAGACCAACAATGCTGGCTTTGAGGTGCAGCGCCGCGTCTCTGATGCAAGTACTCCTGGAGCGCGGAAGACGGACGGCTCCTTCACCAGCCTTGACGGTGCGTTCGTCGAGGGCGCGGGCACGACCAATGAGCCGCAGTCCTACTCCTATCGCGTTGAGGACCTTGACGCGGGGACGCACACGTTCCGCCTCAAGCAGGTCGACACCGACGGTTCGGCCTCGTACAGCGATCCGATTGAGGTCGACGTGGGGCTCGATGGCCCGTACAGCTTTGCGGCGTACCCGAACCCGGTGCGGCAGCAGGCGACGGTCGAGTTCGCTATGAAGGAGAAGGCGGACGTCACCATCGCGCTCTACAATACGCTCGGCCAGCGGGTGCAGACGCTCTACCGCGGCTCGACGCCCGCGGAGCAGACGCGCCGCGTCTCGGTGGATGCGGCCACGCTCTCCAGTGGTGTTTACTTCGTCCGGATGCGGGGCGGTGGCGTGACCGCCACGAAGCGAATTACCGTGGTCCGGTAG
- a CDS encoding archaeosortase/exosortase family protein — protein MSSRRRIAAFIGKVLAFYGLWYVLYDLWLLPAGTVDQWLSLNVASVSGALLNGLGFEVSVSARGLSLPGVPGIYIANGCNGLSTLGLFVGFVLAYPGSAWRRVWFLPLGILAIYATNVVRVVIMLLSQKYWPAAFEPLHGFGLTTIFYVVVFGLWVAWANYGGDSAAARVDGADPTPAVSPS, from the coding sequence ATGAGTTCGCGCCGCCGGATTGCCGCGTTTATTGGCAAGGTGCTGGCGTTCTATGGGCTCTGGTACGTGCTGTACGATCTTTGGCTGTTGCCGGCCGGCACAGTAGACCAGTGGCTGTCGCTCAATGTGGCATCGGTGAGTGGAGCGTTGCTCAACGGACTTGGGTTTGAGGTGAGTGTGTCGGCGCGCGGGCTGTCGCTGCCGGGCGTGCCGGGCATCTATATTGCCAACGGCTGCAATGGGCTCTCCACGCTCGGTCTCTTCGTGGGATTCGTGCTGGCTTATCCCGGCAGCGCGTGGCGACGGGTGTGGTTTCTTCCGCTCGGCATCCTTGCGATCTACGCGACCAACGTGGTGCGCGTCGTAATTATGCTCTTGAGCCAGAAGTACTGGCCTGCGGCCTTCGAGCCGCTTCACGGCTTTGGGCTCACCACCATCTTCTACGTTGTGGTCTTTGGCCTCTGGGTCGCATGGGCGAACTACGGGGGCGATTCCGCCGCTGCTCGTGTCGATGGTGCGGATCCCACGCCCGCGGTCTCCCCGTCGTAA
- a CDS encoding SLBB domain-containing protein, which produces MRLEAWGVALLLTVVCGALVAPQALRAQAFGRVEETKSNVAYFYHARPGEATVQLSVWGTVPRPGVYEVPDTTDLDKLLTMAGGAPMEARVEDRKAPTITVRVYRPGTDGRNQIFESELDRMLRGSPSYPSLQDNDIVVVETVRPKQPFGWRDVLSVLSTLGTLTLLGLRIFTRV; this is translated from the coding sequence ATGCGTCTGGAAGCTTGGGGAGTTGCGCTCCTCCTCACTGTTGTTTGCGGGGCCCTTGTTGCCCCCCAGGCCCTCCGGGCGCAAGCCTTCGGCCGAGTGGAGGAGACAAAGTCGAACGTTGCGTACTTTTACCATGCGCGCCCGGGCGAGGCGACCGTACAGCTCTCGGTGTGGGGAACCGTGCCCCGCCCTGGGGTCTACGAGGTGCCCGACACAACGGACCTGGACAAGCTGCTGACGATGGCGGGTGGAGCGCCGATGGAGGCCCGCGTTGAGGACCGGAAGGCGCCCACCATTACCGTCCGCGTCTACCGCCCCGGCACAGACGGGCGAAACCAAATTTTTGAGTCGGAACTGGACCGAATGTTGCGGGGGAGTCCGTCCTACCCGTCCCTTCAAGACAACGATATTGTCGTGGTTGAGACGGTGCGGCCCAAGCAACCCTTCGGCTGGCGGGACGTGCTCTCGGTTCTTTCGACGCTCGGCACTCTCACGCTGCTCGGACTCCGCATCTTTACGCGGGTCTAG